A stretch of Lactuca sativa cultivar Salinas chromosome 6, Lsat_Salinas_v11, whole genome shotgun sequence DNA encodes these proteins:
- the LOC111905373 gene encoding NAC domain-containing protein 90 isoform X1, which produces MTCSRPDVLAIFFHFHSVTVSFTNIINTMKQTKLKLVAATMAEDDDELHPPSVYRFYPTEQELISFYLWNKLQGLRTQDLHRVIPVVHVYEYNPCNLPRLAGEFCRRDTEQWFFFVPRQEREAQGGRPSRTTAYGYWKATGSPTYVYSSDNKVIGLKKTMVFYEGRSRTVKKTEWKMNEYRAISVDVDATNTFSVPQLRHELSLCRVYVVSGTTRAFDRRPLGIEWTEMVTPQVNRGGSSFGTVGNN; this is translated from the exons ATGACTTGTTCAAGACCTGATGTCCTTGCCATCTTTTTCCATTTTCACTCGGTAACTGTCTCTTTCACCAACATTATAAATACCATGAAACAAACAAAGCTCAAATTAGTAGCAGCAACAATGGCAGAAGATGATGACGAGCTCCACCCACCGTCAGTCTATCGATTCTACCCAACAGAACAAGAACTCATTTCCTTCTATCTCTGGAACAAGCTACAAGGCTTAAGAACACAAGACCTTCATCGTGTCATCCCAGTCGTCCATGTCTACGAATACAATCCTTGCAACCTTCCAA GGTTGGCTGGTGAGTTTTGTCGTCGGGACACTGAGCAGTGGTTCTTTTTTGTGCCGAGACAAGAAAGGGAAGCACAAGGAGGAAGGCCAAGCCGGACCACCGCCTATGGCTACTGGAAAGCCACCGGTTCGCCTACATATGTCTACTCGTCTGATAACAAAGTAATTGGATTGAAGAAGACAATGGTGTTTTATGAAGGGAGGTCTCGTACTGTGAAGAAAACCGAATGGAAAATGAACGAATATCGAGCAATCAGTGTAGACGTAGATGCTACCAACACTTTCTCCGTTCCACAG TTAAGGCATGAGCTAAGCCTGTGTAGAGTGTATGTGGTTTCAGGAACAACACGAGCATTCGATAGGCGACCTTTGGGGATAGAATGGACGGAGATGGTGACTCCTCAAGTGAATAGAGGTGGATCGTCTTTTGGTACGGTTGGTAACAATTGA
- the LOC111905373 gene encoding NAC domain-containing protein 90 isoform X2, with translation MTCSRPDVLAIFFHFHSVTVSFTNIINTMKQTKLKLVAATMAEDDDELHPPSVYRFYPTEQELISFYLWNKLQGLRTQDLHRVIPVVHVYEYNPCNLPRLAGEFCRRDTEQWFFFVPRQEREAQGGRPSRTTAYGYWKATGSPTYVYSSDNKVIGLKKTMVFYEGRSRTVKKTEWKMNEYRAISVDVDATNTFSVPQEQHEHSIGDLWG, from the exons ATGACTTGTTCAAGACCTGATGTCCTTGCCATCTTTTTCCATTTTCACTCGGTAACTGTCTCTTTCACCAACATTATAAATACCATGAAACAAACAAAGCTCAAATTAGTAGCAGCAACAATGGCAGAAGATGATGACGAGCTCCACCCACCGTCAGTCTATCGATTCTACCCAACAGAACAAGAACTCATTTCCTTCTATCTCTGGAACAAGCTACAAGGCTTAAGAACACAAGACCTTCATCGTGTCATCCCAGTCGTCCATGTCTACGAATACAATCCTTGCAACCTTCCAA GGTTGGCTGGTGAGTTTTGTCGTCGGGACACTGAGCAGTGGTTCTTTTTTGTGCCGAGACAAGAAAGGGAAGCACAAGGAGGAAGGCCAAGCCGGACCACCGCCTATGGCTACTGGAAAGCCACCGGTTCGCCTACATATGTCTACTCGTCTGATAACAAAGTAATTGGATTGAAGAAGACAATGGTGTTTTATGAAGGGAGGTCTCGTACTGTGAAGAAAACCGAATGGAAAATGAACGAATATCGAGCAATCAGTGTAGACGTAGATGCTACCAACACTTTCTCCGTTCCACAG GAACAACACGAGCATTCGATAGGCGACCTTTGGGGATAG